GTAAACGGCAAGTGATAAATGGAAAACATAGCGTTGAATAAAAGAAGCCCGATAATCGGGTTTCCAAAAACACGAAAAATCCGTTGAACGGCTTTTATTTTTGCAACAGGCTTAAACACCCAGCTTGGAATACCAAGGAGGATAAACGGAGGTGCTATGAGATACACAATTGCCATACTGAGCATATGCATACTGAGCATCATGTGGCCAAGTACGTACAAGGGCCCCCCAAATCCGAAATAAACAGCGATCAGGCCGATGTGAAAGTAGACTTTCCGGCGGGTCGAAACAGGCTCTGCACCTTCAAATTTATGTCGAAGTGGTCCGGTGACCCAGAAATACAATGCTGAAAAAACGAGCAGCACAACAATCAGTTCAGGAGTCCATATGCTCCATGCAGGAAAACTTGACAGATAGGTTTCAATAAACTGACCCAAAGTGCCTCACTCCTTTACAAAAGATTTAACTTTATCGAACAAAACTTATGGTATACTGAAAATCAAAATTAATCATACAAACTCCTCTAATTCTAACAGAATCAGAGGCTGTATAGTATAGTTATAACACGTTTTCACATAATCGCCTAACTTATCCTTTAACCACCGCTGACAGGTTTTTCCTTGCTCAGTGATTAGGTAACAGTACCCTAAAAAGGAGGCACTTTACAATGGATACACATCTGATTGCCGTTGACCTTGACGGCACGCTCCTCACCGACAATAAAACCATTTCACTCAGAAACAGGGCAGCTCTCGCCAAAGCCCGTGAACTTGGCCATAAAGTGATCATCGCAACGGGAAGACCGTACCGGGCCAGCGGACAGTATTATCATGAACTGTTTCTGGATACACCGATTGTAAACTTTAACGGCGCCCTTGTTCATCACCCGAAAGACCGTCATTTCGATGTTTCCCACCAGCCAATGGATAAGAAAACAGCAAAGACCATCATCGAGACGTGCGAAGCGTTCCGTGTAAAAAACATGATGGTTGAAGTGATGGATGATTTTTACCTCCGGCATTTAAACCGCGGGTTTGCTGAAGCTTTTACCCTCGGCAACACTCCGGCTGATTACGGAAAGCTTGAGAAGCTGCTCCATCACGATCCCACTTCCATCCTGGTTCACCCTGAAGAAGATCACGCCGATGAACTTACAACTCTTCTCCGGTCCTCTCACGCTGAGGTAACAGAACAGCGGAACTGGGGTTCACCTTGGAACGTGATTGAAATTACAAAAGGCGGCGTAAACAAAGCCGTCGGTGTGCAAAAAGTCGCCTCTCACCTGGGTATTCCCCGGGAACGAATTATTGCATTCGGTGATGAAGACAATGACCTTGAAATGCTTGATTATGTAGGAACAGGCGTAGCCATGAGTAACGCTATTGACCAACTCAAATCCGTCGCAAATGAGATCACGTACACTAATGAAGAAGACGGGATCGCCCGCTTTCTTGAAGAGCGTCTTCGTTTCAGTGCTGTTAAAGAAGCACGCTGAGGAGCGGGGTCAGACCCCGGGAAATTATTTCCGACTTTTCAAGCCGGCATAGGAAAACCACCAGCACACGGCTGGTGGTTTCTTGTATGGTTACTGTTCGTTTTGAACAAGGTGAAACCCGATCGACTGCAGGGCGGATTCCATAGTAGAGTAGGTCTTTGTACTTCCAAACAACGACCGGCTGTTTGTTACTTCTTCTCTTGCCATTTCTCCCGACACACCTGTGAGCAGCGTTTTTACTCCCATCACTCTCAGGGCGTCCAGCAGTTTCCCCAGTGATACCGGGAAATGGCTGTCCACGATAATCAGCCCTGTCACATCGACAATGAAAAAGCCCACCTTATTTTCCACGCAATGGTTCAGTACGGCCTCCATTAACCGGGCCGATCTCCTGTCGTCCAGTATTCCCTGAAGCGGGAGAACAGACACTCCTTTTGTAAGAGGAACAATCGGCACCGTCAAATAACTCATGGAATTTTTCACATCATCAAGCTCAATTAAATAGGTGAGCACTTCAGCCATAGAGTTCAGGTAGCGGGCGTCATCATCTGTGAAATTAGTCTCCTCTTTATTCATCACACAGAGGGTCCCGAATATCTCACCCTCACTGTTTTTGAGACTCACTCCGAGAAATCCTTTCAGCTTAAGCTGGCCGGTGACCTCAAGCTTGCTTGTAATCTCATGCTTCATAAGGTTTGGTGTAGTCAGCTGGCTTTCCTCACTTGTAATGATAAGCCGGCAGTAAGTTCCACCATACTCTACTTCATATCCTTCTGGAATAATCTCTTCTT
This DNA window, taken from Alteribacter keqinensis, encodes the following:
- a CDS encoding Cof-type HAD-IIB family hydrolase; the protein is MDTHLIAVDLDGTLLTDNKTISLRNRAALAKARELGHKVIIATGRPYRASGQYYHELFLDTPIVNFNGALVHHPKDRHFDVSHQPMDKKTAKTIIETCEAFRVKNMMVEVMDDFYLRHLNRGFAEAFTLGNTPADYGKLEKLLHHDPTSILVHPEEDHADELTTLLRSSHAEVTEQRNWGSPWNVIEITKGGVNKAVGVQKVASHLGIPRERIIAFGDEDNDLEMLDYVGTGVAMSNAIDQLKSVANEITYTNEEDGIARFLEERLRFSAVKEAR
- a CDS encoding STAS domain-containing protein, which codes for MVTSFNVQSSEFPSLKSASYPILKAIGDHLNVDTAYVTNKGPTAIKVLRSFNKEEEIIPEGYEVEYGGTYCRLIITSEESQLTTPNLMKHEITSKLEVTGQLKLKGFLGVSLKNSEGEIFGTLCVMNKEETNFTDDDARYLNSMAEVLTYLIELDDVKNSMSYLTVPIVPLTKGVSVLPLQGILDDRRSARLMEAVLNHCVENKVGFFIVDVTGLIIVDSHFPVSLGKLLDALRVMGVKTLLTGVSGEMAREEVTNSRSLFGSTKTYSTMESALQSIGFHLVQNEQ